The sequence CGACGCGGCGGCGCTGCAACTCGAGGCCGAAAGCCTGGGTGGTCGTCTCGCCGACTTCCTCGGGACACGGGGCCACGAATTGCCTCGCGTGTTTGTGTTGGATGAGATCCGATTTGGCTTCCAGGCCACGGAAGTAAACGAGGCCGGGCAACTCCAGGCAGCCGGCCTCGCCAAAACACTTGTTGCCTATCCGGCGATCCGTCTCACGATTCAGGGCCATGCCGACCGCGCCGAAACCGACCGCCAGGTGCTCTCCGAGGCCCGCGCCCGTACGCTGTATCAGTATCTTTTAGATAACAACGTCGACGCCTCCCGCCTTCAGGTCGCTGGTTTCGGCGCAACCGATCCCATCTCCAAGGGCGACGACAGCGAAAGCCGGCGGCAAAATCGCCGGCTGGCGATCCTCGTAGAGTGAGACGCGACGATGATTGGCGATGAGCAGCGCCGCTTCGTTCATCACTAATCGCTGATCGCCAATCAGTTATCTCTCGCCCCCTGCTCGATCCAGGCAAGGATGGTAGCGTAGCCCGAGCTCGAGGCCGAAAGCACCGTTCCCCCACCGTGGCCGGCGCCGCCCGAGCCTTTCACCAGCAACAGGCTGTTGGCCGGGGAGCCGGTATCGACGACCGAAGCAACCGCGCCGTACGCGCCGCCGCCGCCAGCGTACGTCCAGCCGCCGGCGCCGCTGCTATGGCAGGCAGGGCATCCGCGAAGCGCCGGGACGACGTTTGCGGCAAAGCTCACATCGCCGGTGATCGGTCCGCCATTTCCCCCGTCGTTCGTTTCAAATCCGCGACTGAATGGATTTTCAGTCCCGCAACCCGCGAGAAACAACGCGGCAAGTAAAACACCCAGCGTATGGTTCATAACATGTACCGGAGTGCCGGCCCCTATTTCAGGAACTCGGCAAAGACGACAACCCCACGCTCGGCGGCGGAGGTGACCGAGTTGGAACTCCATGTGGCGCCGCTTACCCCATCGATGTCGTTACCAACGACGAATGGGTCGCCGGCTTTTTTCTCGACAAACTGCTTGAGGAAGCCCCAGGTGCTGGCCGATTTGCCTTTGTCCTCGCC comes from Rhodothermales bacterium and encodes:
- a CDS encoding OmpA family protein, encoding MAGDRIGPDAAALQLEAESLGGRLADFLGTRGHELPRVFVLDEIRFGFQATEVNEAGQLQAAGLAKTLVAYPAIRLTIQGHADRAETDRQVLSEARARTLYQYLLDNNVDASRLQVAGFGATDPISKGDDSESRRQNRRLAILVE